In Phenylobacterium zucineum HLK1, one DNA window encodes the following:
- a CDS encoding NUDIX hydrolase gives MSQAETAAEIRPAATILLLRDEPSFEVLMVKRHHQIDFASGALVFPGGKTHAGDHDPAWAEHVRGWDEIEPEQRPLRIAAIREAFEEAGILVGERRDGAPLTEVCDLEVREAVDAGRLPFLDVVRDLGARLSLDALTVFARWITPPIVPKRFDTWFYAARAPEGQLAACDGRETVDAEWIPPGEALRLAHVGERTVIFPTRMNLQLLGEARSAADAVARAGGRELVTVLPRVESRPEGRVLVLPPNAGYGEVAEPLERVM, from the coding sequence ATGAGCCAAGCCGAAACCGCCGCCGAGATCCGCCCGGCCGCCACCATCCTCCTGCTGCGCGACGAGCCCTCGTTCGAGGTCCTGATGGTCAAGCGGCACCATCAGATCGACTTCGCCTCGGGCGCCCTGGTCTTCCCGGGCGGCAAGACCCATGCGGGCGACCACGACCCGGCCTGGGCCGAACACGTGCGGGGCTGGGACGAGATCGAGCCCGAGCAGCGTCCGCTGCGCATCGCCGCGATCCGCGAGGCGTTCGAGGAGGCGGGCATCCTGGTGGGCGAGCGCCGCGACGGCGCCCCGCTGACCGAGGTCTGCGACCTGGAGGTGCGCGAGGCGGTGGACGCCGGCCGGCTGCCGTTCCTGGACGTGGTGCGCGACCTCGGGGCGCGGCTGAGCCTCGATGCGCTGACCGTCTTCGCCCGCTGGATCACCCCGCCGATCGTGCCGAAGCGGTTCGACACCTGGTTCTACGCGGCGCGGGCGCCCGAGGGCCAGCTCGCCGCCTGCGACGGACGGGAGACGGTGGACGCCGAATGGATCCCGCCCGGGGAGGCCCTGCGCCTGGCGCACGTGGGCGAGCGGACGGTGATCTTCCCGACGCGGATGAACCTGCAGCTCCTGGGCGAGGCGCGCAGCGCGGCCGACGCCGTGGCCAGAGCGGGCGGACGCGAACTCGTCACGGTGCTGCCGCGGGTGGAGAGCCGGCCGGAAGGGCGCGTGCTGGTGCTGCCGCCGAACGCCGGCTACGGCGAGGTGGCCGAGCCGCTCGAGCGGGTGATGTAG
- a CDS encoding DUF2336 domain-containing protein, with protein sequence MSLAVSSESLLDLAKSRAPADRERLLLAIADLCDTPHAGEAMKAPQIQALLSSIFMSLVVEAERDIRKRLAEQLAGADWAPPALINVLALDDIEIARPVIAQSPLLRDVDLVRLLVEATIEHQIEIARRPKLSQNVVSAILHQAEPAVLTALAGNETAELSPRDMAELVEMSRQIAALRTPLSRHPRLTSDLAERLYVWVGQALRKSLTDRFRLDAPALDKAIAAAVTEVHAGTPRDGQAMVVLARDGEREEMERRLIDKLHAAGQLRPGYLVRALREGRLTLFTTALAMLGRFDADHVRRAIDSDRPELLGLACAAVGIDRSVFPTILQLVRDLNEGRPGGGQEAARRAAGAFAPVTPSVAGAAFRQAAKSL encoded by the coding sequence TTGAGCCTCGCCGTGAGCAGCGAAAGCCTGCTCGATCTCGCCAAGAGCCGCGCGCCCGCGGACCGTGAACGCCTGCTGCTGGCGATCGCGGACCTATGCGACACGCCGCACGCGGGCGAGGCGATGAAGGCCCCGCAGATCCAGGCCCTCCTCAGCTCCATCTTCATGAGCCTGGTGGTCGAGGCCGAACGCGACATCCGCAAGCGCCTGGCCGAGCAGCTCGCCGGCGCCGACTGGGCGCCGCCCGCGCTCATCAACGTGCTGGCCCTGGACGACATCGAGATCGCCCGGCCGGTGATCGCCCAAAGCCCCCTGCTCCGCGACGTGGACCTCGTCCGCCTCCTCGTGGAAGCCACCATCGAGCATCAGATCGAGATCGCCCGGCGGCCGAAGCTGTCGCAGAACGTCGTCTCGGCCATCCTCCACCAGGCCGAGCCCGCGGTGCTGACCGCGCTCGCCGGCAACGAGACCGCCGAGCTGTCGCCGCGGGACATGGCCGAGCTGGTCGAGATGTCGCGCCAGATCGCGGCGCTGCGTACACCGCTCTCGCGGCACCCGCGCCTGACCAGCGACCTGGCCGAGCGGCTGTACGTCTGGGTCGGCCAGGCCCTGCGCAAGTCGCTCACCGACCGCTTCCGCCTCGACGCTCCCGCCCTCGACAAGGCGATCGCCGCCGCCGTCACCGAGGTGCACGCGGGAACGCCTCGCGACGGGCAGGCCATGGTCGTGCTGGCCCGCGACGGCGAGCGCGAGGAGATGGAGCGGCGGCTGATCGACAAGCTGCACGCCGCCGGACAGCTCCGCCCCGGCTACCTGGTCCGTGCCCTGCGTGAGGGCCGGCTGACGCTGTTCACGACGGCGCTCGCCATGCTGGGCCGCTTCGACGCCGACCACGTCCGGCGCGCGATCGATTCCGACCGGCCCGAGCTGCTGGGCCTGGCCTGCGCCGCCGTCGGCATCGACCGCAGCGTCTTCCCCACCATCCTGCAGCTCGTGCGCGACCTCAACGAGGGCCGCCCCGGCGGCGGGCAGGAGGCCGCCCGCCGCGCGGCCGGCGCGTTCGCGCCCGTCACGCCCAGCGTGGCCGGCGCCGCGTTCCGGCAGGCGGCCAAGTCGCTCTAG
- a CDS encoding Hpt domain-containing protein, whose translation MSDQKSGHLIQPSNALRLKVGGGRLGAIDASAIAKAEAALQSLSGNFSQWLNDEVGKLEAARQDVRANGVDPDTMERLYLRAHDLKGLGATYGFPLVTRIAGLLCRLIDDKAKRVDAPMPLIDAHIDAIKAAVRDGIKGEDHPVGQALVKELESRVAQLGA comes from the coding sequence GTGAGCGATCAGAAGTCCGGTCACCTGATCCAGCCGTCCAACGCGCTGCGCCTGAAGGTCGGCGGCGGCCGCCTCGGCGCGATCGACGCCTCGGCCATCGCCAAGGCCGAGGCCGCGCTGCAGAGCCTGTCCGGCAACTTCTCGCAATGGCTGAACGACGAGGTGGGCAAGCTGGAGGCCGCCCGCCAGGACGTCCGGGCCAATGGCGTCGATCCCGACACCATGGAGCGCCTGTACCTGCGCGCCCACGACCTGAAGGGGCTCGGCGCGACCTATGGGTTCCCGCTGGTCACCCGCATCGCCGGCCTGCTCTGCCGGCTGATCGACGACAAGGCCAAGCGCGTGGATGCGCCGATGCCGCTGATCGACGCCCATATCGACGCGATCAAGGCCGCCGTCCGCGACGGCATCAAGGGCGAGGACCACCCTGTGGGCCAGGCCCTGGTGAAGGAGCTGGAGTCCCGCGTGGCCCAACTCGGCGCCTAG
- the glpK gene encoding glycerol kinase GlpK has product MAAPLILALDQGTTSTRAILFEADGAPLAEAGRPLRQHYPRDGWVEHDAEEIFEASVAVLREAVERAGRDLGEVRAIGITNQRETAVIWDRRTGKPIHRAIVWQDRRTEPLCQSLREAGREPRVTEVTGLLLDPYFSGTKFAWLLDNVAGARSAAEAGHLLAGTIDAWLVWKLTGGRLHATDATNASRTLLYDIGRGEWSAEMGEMLGVPIGMMPDVLDCNGDFGETEPGLLGRPIPIRGVAGDQQAALMGQGCIHPGEMKATYGTGCFMLVNTGETRAPSRSRLLTTVAARVDGRTTYALEGAIFIAGAAIQWLGEGLGVQGGPQAAEALAAGARPDHGVVLVPAFTGLGAPWWDAGARGAIFGLTRDAGLAEIAQAAFDASALQTRDLIEAMRADAPRAFAGEVEMRIDGGMSKSAWFSQRLADLTGIQVCRATYQETTALGAALFAGVGAGVYRDVAEAAASRPRTEGYRPQLADEPRELAYARWLDAVARVRSS; this is encoded by the coding sequence ATGGCCGCACCGCTGATCCTCGCCCTGGACCAAGGCACGACCAGCACGCGTGCGATCCTGTTCGAAGCGGATGGGGCGCCCCTGGCCGAGGCCGGGCGGCCGCTGCGGCAGCACTATCCCCGCGACGGCTGGGTCGAGCACGACGCCGAGGAGATCTTCGAGGCCTCGGTGGCCGTGCTGCGCGAGGCGGTCGAGCGGGCGGGACGCGACCTCGGCGAGGTCCGCGCCATCGGCATCACCAACCAGCGGGAGACGGCGGTCATCTGGGACCGCCGGACGGGCAAGCCGATCCACCGGGCGATCGTCTGGCAGGACCGCCGCACCGAGCCGCTCTGCCAGTCGCTGCGGGAGGCCGGCCGCGAGCCGCGGGTGACCGAGGTCACCGGCCTGCTGCTCGACCCCTACTTCTCGGGCACGAAGTTCGCCTGGCTGCTCGACAACGTGGCCGGGGCGCGGAGCGCGGCCGAGGCGGGGCATCTGCTCGCCGGCACCATCGACGCCTGGCTGGTCTGGAAGCTGACCGGCGGCAGGCTGCACGCCACCGACGCCACCAACGCCTCGCGCACCCTGCTCTACGATATCGGCCGGGGCGAATGGTCGGCCGAGATGGGCGAGATGCTGGGCGTGCCGATCGGCATGATGCCGGACGTCCTCGACTGCAACGGCGACTTCGGCGAGACCGAGCCGGGGCTGCTGGGCCGCCCGATCCCGATCCGCGGCGTGGCGGGCGACCAGCAGGCGGCGCTGATGGGCCAGGGCTGCATCCATCCCGGGGAGATGAAGGCCACGTACGGCACCGGCTGCTTCATGCTGGTGAACACCGGCGAGACGCGCGCGCCGTCCCGCTCGCGTCTGCTGACCACCGTGGCGGCCCGGGTGGACGGACGCACGACCTACGCCCTGGAGGGCGCGATCTTCATCGCCGGCGCGGCGATCCAGTGGCTGGGCGAGGGGCTGGGCGTGCAGGGCGGGCCGCAGGCCGCGGAGGCGCTGGCGGCCGGCGCGCGGCCGGATCACGGCGTGGTGCTGGTGCCGGCGTTCACGGGCCTGGGCGCGCCCTGGTGGGACGCCGGCGCCCGCGGGGCGATCTTCGGCCTGACCCGCGACGCCGGCCTCGCCGAGATCGCCCAGGCCGCTTTCGACGCGAGCGCGCTGCAGACCCGGGACCTGATCGAGGCGATGCGGGCCGACGCGCCGCGCGCCTTCGCCGGCGAGGTCGAGATGCGGATCGACGGGGGCATGTCGAAGAGCGCCTGGTTCAGCCAGCGGCTCGCCGACCTGACCGGCATCCAGGTCTGCCGCGCCACCTACCAGGAGACTACGGCTCTCGGGGCCGCGCTGTTCGCGGGCGTCGGCGCGGGCGTCTACCGCGACGTCGCCGAGGCGGCCGCCTCCCGCCCGCGGACCGAAGGCTACCGGCCGCAGCTGGCGGACGAGCCGCGCGAGCTGGCCTACGCCCGCTGGCTGGACGCCGTCGCGCGGGTGCGCTCGAGCTAG
- a CDS encoding DUF2336 domain-containing protein gives MATTRSALTEGDIRTLLKGSTPDERAAAARKLCAAIDRAPLSEADRDLAAEILRVMAADAAETVRRALVETLKASRVVPRDVAVKLARDVESVSLPMLAFSPAFTDEDLAEIVRLGGPVRQLAIAKRPVLPRRVTDALAEHGSERAVSAACANDNADFAEAALQKIIDRFAESERVLTAVAYRSALPLSVTERLVRMVGDQLRDHLMSRHAVSPEAALEIAVGAAERATIDLVDQAGRAADMKAFVAHLQAERRLTASLLLRALAHGHMTFFEWGVAELAGVPHHRTWLMIHDAGPLGLRAIYERAGLPARLFPAFRAAVDAFHAMEFDGGPRDRERFQERMLQRFLTQPQAAAREDVDYLLERMSRAAGQVRDVAETA, from the coding sequence ATGGCGACGACGCGTTCGGCGTTGACGGAGGGCGATATCCGAACGCTGCTCAAGGGCTCGACGCCCGACGAGCGCGCGGCCGCCGCCCGCAAGCTGTGCGCCGCCATCGACCGTGCGCCGCTCTCCGAAGCGGATCGCGACCTCGCCGCCGAGATCCTGCGCGTGATGGCCGCCGACGCCGCCGAGACGGTGCGCCGGGCGCTGGTGGAGACCCTCAAGGCCTCGCGCGTCGTGCCGCGCGACGTGGCGGTGAAGCTGGCCCGGGACGTCGAGAGCGTCTCGCTGCCGATGCTGGCCTTCTCGCCCGCGTTCACCGACGAGGACCTGGCCGAGATCGTCCGCCTGGGCGGGCCGGTGCGCCAGCTCGCCATCGCCAAGCGGCCGGTCCTGCCGCGCAGGGTGACGGACGCCCTGGCCGAGCACGGATCCGAGCGGGCCGTGTCCGCGGCCTGCGCCAACGACAACGCCGACTTCGCCGAGGCGGCGCTGCAGAAGATCATCGACCGGTTCGCCGAGTCCGAGCGGGTGCTGACGGCGGTGGCCTACCGCAGCGCGCTGCCGCTCAGCGTCACCGAACGGCTGGTGCGGATGGTGGGCGACCAGCTGCGCGACCACCTGATGAGCCGCCACGCCGTCTCGCCCGAGGCCGCACTGGAGATCGCCGTCGGCGCGGCCGAGCGGGCGACGATCGACCTCGTGGACCAGGCCGGCCGCGCGGCCGACATGAAGGCCTTCGTCGCCCACCTGCAGGCCGAGCGGCGGCTCACCGCCTCGCTGCTGCTGCGGGCCCTGGCTCACGGGCACATGACGTTCTTCGAGTGGGGCGTGGCCGAGCTGGCCGGCGTGCCGCACCACCGCACATGGCTGATGATCCACGACGCCGGGCCGCTGGGCCTGCGGGCGATCTACGAGCGGGCGGGCCTGCCGGCGCGCCTGTTCCCGGCCTTCCGCGCCGCGGTGGACGCCTTCCACGCCATGGAGTTCGACGGCGGCCCGCGCGACCGGGAACGGTTCCAGGAGCGGATGCTGCAGCGCTTCCTGACCCAGCCGCAGGCCGCCGCCCGCGAAGACGTGGACTACCTGCTGGAGCGGATGAGCCGCGCCGCCGGGCAGGTGCGTGACGTGGCGGAAACCGCCTGA
- a CDS encoding NAD kinase: MFKPEPFVTRLTFAASDRPEAQEARARLAQRYGDAGEEKAQVIVALGGDGFMLETVHRHMGSGKPIYGMNRGSVGFLMNEYSEDALLERINAAEQAVIHPLRMTAVDVHGETHRALAFNEVSLLRQTRQTAKLRISVDGKVRLGELQCDGVLVATPAGSTAYNLSAHGPIIPLDAKILALTPISAFRPRRWRGALLAHTAEVTFEVLEADKRPVSAVADNFEVRHVVEVRVGEDRDVSITMLFDAGRSLEERVLAEQFSV, translated from the coding sequence ATGTTCAAGCCCGAGCCCTTCGTCACGCGCCTGACCTTCGCCGCCAGCGACCGCCCGGAAGCCCAGGAGGCCCGTGCGCGCCTCGCCCAGCGCTACGGCGACGCCGGGGAGGAGAAGGCCCAGGTGATCGTCGCCCTCGGGGGCGACGGCTTCATGCTGGAGACCGTCCACAGGCACATGGGGTCCGGCAAGCCGATCTACGGCATGAACCGCGGGTCGGTCGGCTTCCTGATGAACGAGTACAGCGAGGACGCCCTGCTCGAGCGGATCAACGCCGCCGAGCAGGCGGTCATCCATCCGCTGCGGATGACCGCCGTGGACGTCCACGGCGAGACCCATCGTGCGCTCGCCTTCAACGAGGTCTCGCTGCTGCGTCAGACCCGCCAGACGGCCAAGCTCCGCATCTCGGTGGACGGCAAGGTGCGGCTGGGCGAGCTGCAGTGCGACGGGGTGCTGGTGGCCACGCCCGCGGGTTCCACCGCCTACAACCTTTCCGCGCATGGACCGATCATCCCGCTGGACGCCAAGATCCTGGCGCTGACGCCGATCAGCGCCTTCCGGCCCCGGCGCTGGCGCGGCGCCCTGCTCGCCCACACGGCGGAAGTGACGTTCGAGGTTCTTGAGGCCGACAAGCGCCCCGTGAGCGCCGTGGCCGACAATTTCGAGGTGCGGCACGTCGTCGAGGTCCGCGTCGGAGAGGATCGGGACGTGTCCATCACCATGCTCTTCGACGCCGGCCGCAGCCTGGAAGAGCGGGTCCTCGCCGAGCAGTTCTCGGTTTGA